A single window of Nicotiana sylvestris chromosome 3, ASM39365v2, whole genome shotgun sequence DNA harbors:
- the LOC138888314 gene encoding uncharacterized protein, giving the protein MTDQTMKRPLGIIDDVLVRVDKFIFPANFVILDCKVDYEVPIILGKPFLAIGKVLVDTEAWELTFRVGDKKVVFHVWKSMRQPNSTKVCSFVDLVMEVIVDDTSAMINMEDPLDVVLLNHNVTEDEGLVEYINALQGMGCYTYEPRNLSLDLEN; this is encoded by the coding sequence atgaCGGATCAAACAATGAAGAGGccgcttggtattattgatgatgttcttgtccgggttgACAAGTTTATTTTTCCTGCAAATTTTGTGATTCTCGATTGCAAAGTTGACTATGAGGTGCCTATAATATTGGGAAAGCCTTTCTTAGCAATAGGGAAGGTATTGGTTGATACGGAAGCATgggagctcaccttccgggtgggtgacaaAAAAGTTGTCTTCCACGTTTGGAAATCAATGAGGCAGCCGAATAGTACTAAGGtttgctcttttgtggatcttgtgatggaggtgatagttgatgacacgAGTGCCATGATCAATATGGAGGACCCTTTGGATGTTGTATTGTTGAACCATAATGTGACTGAGGATGAAGGCTTGGTAGAGTATATAAatgctttgcaaggaatgggttGTTACACATATGAGCCCCGTAATCTTTCCTTAGATCTTGAGAATTGA